The DNA region TTGTCTATAATTCACTTCTTTTTGCCCAAGAAATTGAACCCGATAAATTTTTAGAAAAATGTGAAGTTGAGTATAAGACTCTACTTAATCAACTTACTAAATCTGATTTTGAAATATGGGAGTCAAAATTAAGAGATATTCAATTAGAATCCATTAAACTTACTGACAGTATTGAGACATATAAAGAAATTTATACCAAAATCAATGCTGAGCATATTTATTCATTCAAATATCTAAATGTAATGTATGGATATGTATTACCAAGAAAGGTTAGAACTATTAATAACCTTAGTTCTAAAATAATCAATGACTCAATCTTGACCAAATTATTAGTGAAAAGAGATTCTTTAAGAATTTCTTTAAATAAATACGCAAATACTGAAAACGCTTCAAAATTTGGAAGAACATTCAACAATTTTTTACTAGCTAGTAACGAATTAGACGAAATCAATAAAGCAAAGGACACTCTTTTATCTATAAACTATCAACCACAAGACAATCCTTACGATGAATCATATAAAACTCAAAACTACGTTGTTTATGAATGGAAAAACAAAATCAGAAAATTATCAGATTTAGATAAAAAATTTAATGATTTGAGAATAGAATTAACTTCTAATGAATATGGATTGATTAAAGAGCCTAATCCAATTATTCCGACAATCTTTCAGTTTGCAACATTACTAGTTCTAATATCTAATTTACTTGTAAATTTTGGATTTAAGGCAAAAACTAAAGTTGTGTTTTATATGGTTATTATTTCTCTTATTACTTCAGTAATTTTATTGTTATCAAGTGAGAATACTATATTGAATACATTAATAAATATTATAGTTCCAGGGATTATGTATCTTTTTTATTATAAAAGAAAAAAGCCAGTGGCTAACAATGTATAACCGCAATTACGGCGGATTCGACTACGTCCGAATCCACTCGGAATTGCTAACGTCAGTTCTTAACCGAAAATTATTAACTTTAAATCCGTAACTGACGGTTATACAAGACCGTTAGCAGCAACTTGAACGAACATTGGGAATATTTAGCTTCATAAGAAATAAAAGAGTGGAATCATCGCCTAAAAAGATAATAAAGCGAATGATTGACTACATTCCTGAATTCTATAAAAACCATAGACAATTTCAAAACAGTATTGAATTTTATGAAATAAATGAATTTGGGCTTGCTTTGGAAAGTCTTGTTGAATTGGCAGATGAAACCGAGCACTATTTTTCAGAGGAATTCTGGACTGAATTAGGTAGAGCTGCCAATATAATTGGAATGGACAAAGTTAGTTCTTATTGTAAAAAGCAGTCGAAAAAGACTTTAGCAGGTTTGGACTACAAGTTACCTTTTGGTTGGACAACCTATAAAGTCAGTGAAAATAATTTTCAAGTACATATTTCCGAAAAGCTAAATGAGGAATGGAAAACGGAAAGAAGAAAAAAAGACGGAATTGAAAAATTACTGACTGAAAACGGAATACATTTCTCGAATAAAGGAAGAAATGGATATATCTACTTTGTAGAAAATGGAAAACTAATTGAATTTGAGTGGGAATTAGAGGTTGGTGGAATGAGATTATGGTTTGAGGCTGAAAATCATTGGTGCTTACCTACAAAATCGGATTTAAAAAAAGAGGATAAATCAAGAATTAAGCAACTGATTATTGATTGGGCTGAACGAAATAATGAGAAAATTGAATTTGACTAAAAGCAGCTGCTAACAACGGCTATAATCCATTGCGGCTGAAATTCCTATCGGAATTTCATTGCAATTTACTATCTTTCGGCTACGGCGGAAAGAATCCTGCGGATTTTTCCGCAACAAATCATAGCCAAACACGTTGTTTACAATTTGAGAAAACCCAAATCTGAATGAAAAACCCGAGAAAATTAATAATTCGGATTTTAATTTCCACAAGCGTAATTCTGATTTTACTCATTGGACTTTTCATCTTTGTGATTAGAAAAAATGGAATAACGGAATTTGACCAAAAGAAAACTGATTATCAGCCAACAGCAGTTAAAACCGAAAAGACAACGCCTGAATTTGACCGTGGAAAAGAAATTTTTACTGCTGACTGCAATGTTTGCCACAAAAGACGTTCGACAATCGGAAACGAATACATAAAACGGACTATAGAAAATGTCGGAATTGACTATTTTAAACTGTTTCTAACCAAACAGGATTCATTAGTAAAATCAAAAGACATTTATGCAATAAAATTAAAAGAGGAATTTAACAATGCGGGGAATAGTCACAACTTTGATTATTCCGAAAACGAACTGAACTCATTAATAGAATATTTAAAATAAAAACTGTACACAACAACGGCTATAGTTCATTGCTTCTGACTTTCCTTTCGGAAAGTCCTCGCAAATTTGCTATCTTCGGTTTACGGCGGAAAATCCTCGCGGATTTTCACGCAACAAACCATAGCCAAACCGTTGTAACTAATACCCAAAAAACCGCAAATGGAATTTCTAATTGAACAATTTGACAATAACTTTCAGCTTTCAAAAAAAGGAGATAGTCGAATAATATTGAGCGGAAATTGGTCTTCTCTATTTGGAAAATTTAAAGCCGAAATACATCGCAATGAAAATCTCATTTATTCAATAGTCCGAAAATGGAATATTTGGAAATGGAATATGTCTTATTTTATAGAGAACAATTACAGACAGAGCTTTATACTTACAGCAAAAAACAAATGGCATTCACTTTACGAAATGGCATTTGAAGAAAACATATATGAACTTAAAATTCATAAAGGACGAAAGAAATCAATATTTAAAAATGGAAAGCAAATTGCCGAAATAGATGAATCACTTGTAGAAATTTTTTATCATGATAAAATCAGAATAATTACAAATGACCAAGAAAGTATAAATGAAATATTTCTCATAATAATTTGCCTGAAAATCGGAGAGGAAAATAGTGGTGGACTTACATTTGACTTCGGAAACATTGGAAAAACTGAACCTGTTAACGAACATTGGAGACCTTAAAAAACAAAGTACTAGTTACAACACCGTGTATAATTAATTGCTTTTTACGTGCTTACTTGCGAAAATTCCTGCGGAATTTTCTCGGGTTCGTAAAAGTTTGCTAAATTAGTTGCTTAACCACGCAACTAACCATACACAAACACGTTAGCTTCAATGCATGAGCAAGTTTACGGTCAGAAAAAATGCCTGGTTAATTTTCCTGATTTTTTTTTAGAATCTTAAGGCAGATAATTCCGAAAAATTGTGTGCGGAACTTCAAAATTAACGGAACTTGGTAAGCGTAACTGAATAACTTACTCAAATGCGAAATTTAACCACGACTGACTTTTTAGCTCGTTTGCGGAATCTGAATCTGAGAATCAGCTTCTGAATCAATCACTCAAATCGGAATCGCATTGATCAGAGTTTTAGCCAGTTTACGGAATGCTTACTCTTGAAACGAATAAAAACTAAAATGAGTAAAACGTAATGAATCCTTAAGCGGAGTTTTGCACAAAAGCTAACAACGTGTATTATTCATTACGGCGGAATTTCCTTGCGGAAATTCCTAACTTTTTACTATTTTAGTTCTCAGCGGAAAATCATTGCTGATTTTCCGTAACAAACAATACACAATCACGTTGGCAGTCAGTTAAACTCACTCTTATGTACGATAGAGAAAAAGTAGAAAATTTTCAAATTCGAATGGAAGGAATAATAGAAAAGCACGATACTAAAAATGCTTTTGAACTAATCACGTCCGAACTGAACGCTTGTGAGAATCAATATCTGACTGAATTTATGGTTCCGCTTAATTTCCTGAAATATGAACCTGTTTTAGATTGGGTAGAACAAAATGTGCAAAGAGTGGAAAATGTAACACAAGCTTGGGGACATTTATCTGCAAGCTCAAATTTCACTTGGGAAAGAGCGGAAAAGTGGCTTAAAATGGGACGACCTTGGAGTTTGGTTGCTCTTGATGCTACAATGTTTTGCACAACTCTTGGAGAAAGATTAAATCAGTCACTTTGGATGAGAGAAATAAACCCAAAACTTATGGACAAACCTAAACTCGACAGAATTGCAAACGGTCTAAAAAAATATTTGGAAACCGACAGTGTCCCAAGAACAAAGAATACGGTCAACCGAATTATTAATGACATATTTGAAATCGGATAAAAAAACCGAACTGCCAACAATGTATAACCGCAATTACGGCGGATTCGACTACGTCCGAATCCACTCGGAATTGCTAACGTCAGTGCTTAACCGAAAATCATTATCTTTAATCCCGTAACTGACGGTTATACGAGACCGTTGGCAAACATTTGAAAATTATGAAAGCGAAATTAATTCTCTTAATTATAACTATTTCTTTTTCACAAATATATGGTCAGGAAAATAGAACTCGAATAGATGAAGACAGTTTAAAAATAATCCAAAAAGAAAAAAAAGAACAAAAAAAACAAATTGATGGTTCGACATTAACTGAACTAAGTTTTGAAGA from Mesoflavibacter profundi includes:
- a CDS encoding c-type cytochrome, yielding MKNPRKLIIRILISTSVILILLIGLFIFVIRKNGITEFDQKKTDYQPTAVKTEKTTPEFDRGKEIFTADCNVCHKRRSTIGNEYIKRTIENVGIDYFKLFLTKQDSLVKSKDIYAIKLKEEFNNAGNSHNFDYSENELNSLIEYLK